TCATGCTCATATATAGAACAAAACATTGCCCGGAGGCTACAAATGCCCAAATCCTGGAGTCCTCCGTTGGGTACGTAGACCTCAACAATCGGGTTGCCCATGTGAGTTAGGTAGGCACTCACCAAGCctcttgtacttttttttttgataagtcaagCCTCTTGTACTTTAATCTATGACTTTTTGtggttttttgggcttttgcgATTTTCTTAGTTGAATTGCTAATCAGAAATTGGTAACAAAACATACCTATAATCTAGATcagattgaaaaaaattactaagCTAGATACCACGTCTACATCATTGCCCGTGCACTTTCAACCCAAGCAAATCACCCGGGCCTATGGCAATAAATCGTACTCCTACTATTTTGTTTCCAATTAGgctttagggtttgggtttttaGACGTTTGAGTCGTAGCGATTTAACGACAGAGTGCAAAACTGTAATGTCACTCATGGCATGCATATCTTGCTTACTAGTAATTAAgtacgatttttttttgcagtccACAGGATCATTCTTCCATGACAATAGCACAACACTCGGGACCCTAATGGGAGTCTCTACCATTGGCACTACTAATCTACGTGATCTCCCAAGAAGATCATCATCAGTAACAAAGGGAAGGCCCAGACCACCCGAAGTAATTCCAGgagtcaagaaaaagaaggccCAATTAAGGTGCAACGCTTCTTGGTGTTTCTCTCTCTGCCCAAAAAACAACACCGATGCTCAGATCGGCAACGCTTCCGATAATCCTCCGTCTCTTGCCCAATTTCTTGCATCAGAGAGAAGGGCTGCTAACGGGAACCATATTATTTATGGACCCGACGGGCTAGCTCTGGCTCAACCTATTGTTGAACCGAATTCTCTCTTTGTTAACGGGTGCGTAGCCCCACCTCGATCGAATCCATTGATTGGATCGGGATTGATGGAGAATGGGGATAAGGGGTGTGGCGTTCCATTCCTGCTTTATTGCGTGTGTGGACAAGACCATCCACTGAATTGATTACTGTCTAAACTCTCTCTGTTCTTCGTTacgattgttttatttttattcatacGCAGAAGAGATTCTGTTT
The sequence above is a segment of the Rhododendron vialii isolate Sample 1 chromosome 13a, ASM3025357v1 genome. Coding sequences within it:
- the LOC131314742 gene encoding uncharacterized protein At3g17950-like, yielding MAHQEEGWPLGLQPLNGRAGLVRSHEYLFGSTSFHTLLSASATSSTDFSSDLDTQSTGSFFHDNSTTLGTLMGVSTIGTTNLRDLPRRSSSVTKGRPRPPEVIPGVKKKKAQLRCNASWCFSLCPKNNTDAQIGNASDNPPSLAQFLASERRAANGNHIIYGPDGLALAQPIVEPNSLFVNGCVAPPRSNPLIGSGLMENGDKGCGVPFLLYCVCGQDHPLN